The Wansuia hejianensis genomic interval GCCCCGGAGAAATATGTCTCCTGCTGTGTCTTGAGTCTCTGATACGACAGCCTCCGGTTTTAAAAAATTATATGGCCGCAGCCTGTTCTTTCAGAATTTCAAGCACCAGCTCATAAACTCTCTGAACGGATGAGACAGACATCGTCTCTTCTGTCGTATGAATATCCCGGAGATCTGGTCCCATGGACACACATTCCAGACCCGGCAGATTCTCATAGAACAGCCCGCATTCCAAGCCTGCGTGGATTACTTCAATTTCAGGCCTGCGGCCGCTCAGCTTCTCACAGACTGCAGCCACCCGGTCCCGGAAAGGAGACTTCTCCTGATACTCCCATGCGGGATAAGCCCCCTCAACCTCATAATCACCGCCCAGAAATTCTGTCAGATAGCAGATTCTGTCTGACACTGCCTCTTTTGCACTGCCAACTGAACTGCGCACGCTGGAGCAGCAGTAAAACTCCTCCGGCTGAAGCTTCATAATCCCCAGATTACAGGAAGTCTCCACAAGCCCCTGAATTTCCCCGCTCATTTTGATCACTCCATTTGGGACGTTCATCAGATAAAAAATGACTTTCTGAAGGCTGATGGGATTCAAACCTGGCTTCACGCCACCGCCTTTCTTCTGAACCGACAGCTCTACATTCCCGTCACATCCCCGGTACTCTCTTTTCAATTCTGCATCCAGGCGTCTGACCGCCGCCAAAAGCTCATCCTCATTCTCACCGTCAATGCCCACCAGTAAGGCAGTCTCCCTCGGTATCGCATTATCCTTTGTTCCACCTTCCAGCTCTCCCAGAACATATTCAAACTGCTGATCCAGGCAATAGAGAAGACGTCCCGCCAGCAAATTGGAATTCGCGCGGTTCTTATCAATTTCACTTCCTGAATGGCCGCCAGTCAGACCACATATCTGTACTTCAAACCACTCAGCTGATACCTCCCCGTAATGCACCGGTATTCTAGTCTTTCCGGTCATACCTCCGGCACAGCCTGCCAGAAGAATCCCTTCCTCTTCTGAATCCAGATTCAGCATGAGCCTGCCTTTCAGAAGAGAATAGTCCAGAGCCGCCGCCCCCAGAAGCCCAATTTCTTCATCTGTCGTAATCACCGCCTCCAGCGCCGGATGGACGATTGAATCATCCTCCAGAATAGCCAGAATATAGGCCAAAGCAATCCCGTCATCTCCTCCCAGGGTCGTATCCTCAGCATATACCAGATCTCCGTCAACCCGCAGCTTCAGCGGATCCCTCAGGAAATTATGCCTTGATCCCGGCTTCTTCTCACAGACCATATCACAATGCCCCTGCAAAATTACAGCGGCCGCTTTTTCACACCCTGCAGATGCATCCTTACGGATGATCACGTTATTGGCATCATCCCTGTGAGCCCATAACCCATGCTTTTCAGCAAACCCCATCAGATAACTGCTGATTCCATCCGTATTACCGGACCCTCTGGGAATCCTGCTGATCTCTTCAAAATAGTAAAAAACCCTTTCCGGCTGTAGCCCCTTCAACGCTTCCATACTGTCACCTTCTTTGTCCATGATTATATCTAAAAGTTAATTCTTACACAACTAATCCAAAAAAGCAAGGCATATACATATACTAATTTAAAATTATGGTTTTGTGGCAAAGAAGTGGATACCTGACGAAAAGCAGCGGGCAGCCTCCCCGGTGTGTTCGTCCGGGTATCCAACATCACTTCTCCGCAAAACCAAAATATTTGGAGGATTATGAAGAAAAAATACCTTCTCCTGTTTCTCCCCCTGCTACTCTTCCTTTTTCTTTTTCCAAAAGAGAGCCTTCAAGCCTCCGGCCAGGGGGTTGATCTCTGGTTTCATACGGTTCTGCCCACCCTGCTTCCTTTCATCATCCTCTCTAACATTCTGGTCCGCTCTGGATTCATACTGCCGCTGCTTGCCAGGTTGAATCCGCTCTGGAACCGGCTTCTGGGAATTTCTTCCGGAGGAGCCTATGCCTGGATACTGGGGCTGCTCTGCGGTTATCCCATGGGTGCCCGGCTGACGGCCAATCTCTGCCGGGATGGGGAGATTTCCAGGGAAGAGGGGATTTTCCTCCTATGTTTCTGTAACAATGCCAGCCCCATGTTCTTATCGGGTTTTCTTGTGCTGCAAAAATTCCAGAGTGCTTCTCTGATGCTGCCGGTTTGTCTGGTATATTATGGAGCCTCTTTTATCACCATGTTTATTTTTCGTATCCGGTGCCGGCGCTTTAAGGTTCACAGCCAGGCTCCTGCAAAAAAAGAGACCTCTCATCCGCTCTCTCTGGGAGAACTGATGGATGTCTCTATTATGGACGGTTTTGACGTAATCGCACGCCTGGGTGGTTATATCATCTTGTTCACTATCTATTCAAGCATGCTTGCTAAGCTGTGCAAACCGATCCCTTTTCTTCACCCGGTATTGGCCATGCTTCTGGAAATCACTACAGGTACAGGCACCGTGCTGGCTTCTGCCTGGAGCGGAAAGCTTAAATTCGCCTTCATCCTCGCGGGCATTGCATTCGGCGGCCTGTCCACCGTCGCTCAGACCAGCAGTATGATCCGGGGTAGCGGACTGTCTGCTGCAGCCTATGTAAAAGCCAAGCTGCTTCAAGGTCTTGTCACCTTTCTGGCAGCGTGGGTATTTTTATTCTTCCTCGTCTAAATCCTCATCAAAGGACATATCCGAAATATCCACCGGTTCTTCTGACGGAAGATCGACGGAACCCTGGGGAGATAGCTCGCTTCTGTTCTTGTTGACGATATCATAACAGCTTTGCAGAGAACCAACGAAATTGCTATATCTCTCGCCTACATCTGCCAGGGCGTTGCCCATGATCTGGGACAGGTTTGCCAGCATGTCGTCTGTATAGGAAATAGCGCTCATCCGGATATTATTAGCGTCCTGCTGTGCAGAATCCAAAATCCCCTGAGCCTGCTGATTCGCCGTGTTAACTGTCTCGTTGGCCTGGGCATAAGCCTGCTGCATGATCTCAGTCTGCGCAACAAGCTCCTTCGCATGGGCCTGAGCCTCCGCTATGATATTATCCGCCTTGGACTGGGCATCGGCCAGGATGGCATCCTTATTGCTGATGATTTTCTGATATCTCTTGATCTCATCCGGAGTCTTCAGGCGAAGCTCCCTCAGTAATTCTTCCAGTTCTTCTTTATTAACTACGATCTTCGTAGTGGATAAAGGCTGATATCTACAGCTCTCGACATATTCTTCAATTTCTTCAATGATCTGCTCAATTCTGCTGCTGCTCATACTTTTTTCTCCTTATCACATTATTCTCGCGAAGTCTTTTTGCGAATCTCCTCTGCAACGA includes:
- a CDS encoding ATPase; the protein is MSSSRIEQIIEEIEEYVESCRYQPLSTTKIVVNKEELEELLRELRLKTPDEIKRYQKIISNKDAILADAQSKADNIIAEAQAHAKELVAQTEIMQQAYAQANETVNTANQQAQGILDSAQQDANNIRMSAISYTDDMLANLSQIMGNALADVGERYSNFVGSLQSCYDIVNKNRSELSPQGSVDLPSEEPVDISDMSFDEDLDEEE
- a CDS encoding aminoacyl-histidine dipeptidase; its protein translation is MEALKGLQPERVFYYFEEISRIPRGSGNTDGISSYLMGFAEKHGLWAHRDDANNVIIRKDASAGCEKAAAVILQGHCDMVCEKKPGSRHNFLRDPLKLRVDGDLVYAEDTTLGGDDGIALAYILAILEDDSIVHPALEAVITTDEEIGLLGAAALDYSLLKGRLMLNLDSEEEGILLAGCAGGMTGKTRIPVHYGEVSAEWFEVQICGLTGGHSGSEIDKNRANSNLLAGRLLYCLDQQFEYVLGELEGGTKDNAIPRETALLVGIDGENEDELLAAVRRLDAELKREYRGCDGNVELSVQKKGGGVKPGLNPISLQKVIFYLMNVPNGVIKMSGEIQGLVETSCNLGIMKLQPEEFYCCSSVRSSVGSAKEAVSDRICYLTEFLGGDYEVEGAYPAWEYQEKSPFRDRVAAVCEKLSGRRPEIEVIHAGLECGLFYENLPGLECVSMGPDLRDIHTTEETMSVSSVQRVYELVLEILKEQAAAI